One Ensifer adhaerens genomic window, CAGCGCGTCGCGCTTGCCCGCGCGATTGTGCGCACGCCGCGCGTTTTTCTCATGGACGAGCCGCTCTCCAATCTCGACGCGAAGCTGCGTACCCAGATGCGCTCGGAGCTGAAACATCTCCAGCACGAGCTGCAGGTCACGACGATCTACGTCACGCACGACCAGATCGAGGCGATGACCCTGGCACACCGGGTGGCGGTCATGAACAAGGGGGTGATCGAGCAGCTGGGAACGCCGCGGGAAATCTACAGCGATCCGCGTACGCTCTTCGTCGCCGGCTTCATCGGCTCGCCGCCGATGAACCACATTCCGGGAGAGGCGCGGGACGGCATCTTCACGAGCGCTGGGCTGAAGGTCGGCGGACTTGGCCAGGCGAGTGTTCCCCGCGCCGTCCTCGGCGTTCGCCCGGAGGACATCCATGCGACGGGAGCCGAAGACGGAGATGCCAATCTGGTGGCCCCAATCTATTCGGTCGAACTCACCGGTGAGAACACGCTTGTTAGCCTGCGGCTCGGTGCCCAATTACTGACCCTACGGGCAGACAAGAATTTCGCCGGCCAGATCGACCAGCCGATCGGCATCAAGGTCGCGGTCGACCGGGTGTTTCTGTTCGATGGCGAGTCTCAGCGTCGTGTCGACCTCTAATCTCCGGGTGGTGGCTGTGGCGACCACGCTCACGCTTGCGGCGGGGGCGGCCACCGCCGATGACGGCCCAATCGCCGGCAATCCGCTCGTAGACATACCCGCCGGCACTTTCGTGTTCGGCCGCGACGATGGCCCGGACAACGAACGTCCGCGCCACCTGGTGCAGGGCCGCGCTTTCGCCATCAACCGCACCGAAATCACCAATCGGCAATATCAAGCCTTCGTCGAAGCGACCGGCCATCGTCCCGCCTTCTATGCCGGTCACCCGCTTCTCGGATTGGACGACCATCCGGTGGTCGGCGTAGGCTGGGCGGATGGCGATGCCTTTTGCCACCACTATGGCCTCACTCTCCCTTCGGAGCAGCAATACGAGAGGGCGGCACGCGGGACCGAGGGGCAGGCGTTTCCTTGGGGCACCACGCCTGCGGATGGTCGCCGCGTCAATGCCGGCGCGGCGATTTGCTGCTCGGGCGATGCGGGCGACGGTTATCCGATGACCGCGCCCGCCGTGTCCTTTGCCGACGGCGAAAGCGGCGAAGGAGTACTCAACCTCGTCGGCAATGTCTGGGAATGGACGAACGATCTTTATGCACCCTATGCCGCCAAGGCCGCGATCAGCGGCGTCAAATCGTATCGCGTACTGCGCGGCGGGTCCTGGAACAGCGATCCCGCACATCTTACCACAACCTATCGTTTGGCTTATGATCCGGATTTCCGGTTCTCGGCCAATGGCGGTTTTCGATGCGTCCGTTCCGGCAGATGACGATCCTCGTCGCTTTCTTGCTTCTGGTAGCAGGTGCCGCTGCCGAGCCGACGGTCGCGCCGGGTTACCGGCTTAAAAGCTTCAGCAAGGCCGGTGCTGCCTTCGGCGGCCTTTCCCGCGACGGCGAGGCTCTTCTCGTTACCGATCTGGCGAGCGGCCGGCTCTATCGCGGTACGCCGGGCGGCGATTTCGATACGTTCGGTCCGGTCTTTCCCCATGGGCTCGATGTGATCGGCGATCCGACCGGTCCCTATCGCGTATTTCGCGTCGGTGACAAACTGATCGTCGCCCAAGGCTGGACGCCGGTAAACGGCGATGAGGGACCCTATGACCACGGGCTCATCGCGATCGACAGTGCCGGCGGACTCCACGTCATCAGCGCCGATTTCTGGAACCCGTTCGACCTTGTCGCCGGCAAGGATACCTATTACGTCGTCGACTCGGCGCGCAACAGCGTCGAGCGTCTTGGGGTCGATGGCCGCAAGCAGACGATCATGAGCTTCCGTCGCCTGCGGCAACAGGCGACCGCGCTCAAGACGCTCTCGCCGACGGAGTTCAAGGGTGAAGACAGCTATGAGGTCGACGCCGTGCCGACCGGTATCGCGCTTCGCGCGGGGCGCCTCTATGTCGCGCTGTTCGGCGGCTTTCCCTTCCTCGCCGGTGCCGGAAAGGTCGTTTCAATTCCCGAGAAAGGCGAGGGCACGGAGCCGCGGCACGACGTCAAAGGCCTGAATGCACCGGTCGCCATTGCCTTCGACGAAGATGGAAAGATGCTCATCCTTGAACACGGCCTATACGACCAGCAGCAAGGGTTCCGGTCAGGAAGCGGTCGGCTGCTGCGGTTCGACAACGTGACGGGCCGCCGGGAGACGGTGGTCAGTGGGTTGACGCGACCGGTTTCCATCCTCGTCTGGGATATCAAGCAGATCGTCATCTCCGAACTTGGCGGCACGCTCTTCTTCCTGACACGCGAGGAGAGGCGCTAACGTCGCAGTTGCCGGGGCTGACTATCGTGACCTCATGGTGCAACTAC contains:
- a CDS encoding ScyD/ScyE family protein; the encoded protein is MRPFRQMTILVAFLLLVAGAAAEPTVAPGYRLKSFSKAGAAFGGLSRDGEALLVTDLASGRLYRGTPGGDFDTFGPVFPHGLDVIGDPTGPYRVFRVGDKLIVAQGWTPVNGDEGPYDHGLIAIDSAGGLHVISADFWNPFDLVAGKDTYYVVDSARNSVERLGVDGRKQTIMSFRRLRQQATALKTLSPTEFKGEDSYEVDAVPTGIALRAGRLYVALFGGFPFLAGAGKVVSIPEKGEGTEPRHDVKGLNAPVAIAFDEDGKMLILEHGLYDQQQGFRSGSGRLLRFDNVTGRRETVVSGLTRPVSILVWDIKQIVISELGGTLFFLTREERR
- a CDS encoding ABC transporter ATP-binding protein — its product is MASVTFTNVSKKFGEFVAVADFNLEVRDKEFLVLLGPSGCGKTTTMRMVAGLEEATSGDIYIDAERINGVLPKYRDVAMVFQSYALYPHLTVEQNIGYPLKIRKVPPEESKRRIAEVARRVELETMLSRLPKELSGGQRQRVALARAIVRTPRVFLMDEPLSNLDAKLRTQMRSELKHLQHELQVTTIYVTHDQIEAMTLAHRVAVMNKGVIEQLGTPREIYSDPRTLFVAGFIGSPPMNHIPGEARDGIFTSAGLKVGGLGQASVPRAVLGVRPEDIHATGAEDGDANLVAPIYSVELTGENTLVSLRLGAQLLTLRADKNFAGQIDQPIGIKVAVDRVFLFDGESQRRVDL
- a CDS encoding formylglycine-generating enzyme family protein, with amino-acid sequence MASLSVVSTSNLRVVAVATTLTLAAGAATADDGPIAGNPLVDIPAGTFVFGRDDGPDNERPRHLVQGRAFAINRTEITNRQYQAFVEATGHRPAFYAGHPLLGLDDHPVVGVGWADGDAFCHHYGLTLPSEQQYERAARGTEGQAFPWGTTPADGRRVNAGAAICCSGDAGDGYPMTAPAVSFADGESGEGVLNLVGNVWEWTNDLYAPYAAKAAISGVKSYRVLRGGSWNSDPAHLTTTYRLAYDPDFRFSANGGFRCVRSGR